One Oscillospiraceae bacterium genomic region harbors:
- a CDS encoding FtsW/RodA/SpoVE family cell cycle protein: MTASFFDPAALRTRLREQPSLDVPFLVVLLALLSYGLIMLFSAGYAVALYRRGDAYTYIRPQLLFAALGAAAMYAASLVDYHVWHKLAWPVMGLSLILLVVVLFMPEYNGCKRWIVLPGLGTLQPSEIAKFAVVLVFSHIISLNHDRMHSFAGGVLPFGLILGVVTVLMLLEPHLSGTLLILSIGAVLMFVGGTGLQWFGLAGGLGAGAIAAAVLALPELVPYATDRLASWRDPFADPLGEGHQTIQSLYAIASGGLAGLGLGNSRQKYLYVPEPQNDFIFSILCEELGFIGAALAVALFLALLLRGMSIAIRARDKFGALLAVGFVVQVVLQAILNIAVVTNTIPNTGISLPFFSSGGTSLMMLLGEMGIVLSVSRQTDAV, encoded by the coding sequence ATGACCGCTTCTTTCTTTGACCCTGCCGCCCTGCGCACCCGCCTGCGGGAACAGCCCAGCCTGGATGTACCGTTCCTCGTCGTTTTGCTGGCGCTGCTGAGCTATGGGCTGATTATGCTCTTCTCGGCCGGGTACGCAGTGGCGCTCTATCGCCGCGGCGACGCCTACACCTACATCCGCCCGCAGCTATTGTTTGCGGCGCTGGGCGCAGCGGCCATGTACGCCGCCAGCCTGGTGGATTACCATGTGTGGCACAAACTGGCCTGGCCTGTTATGGGGCTGTCGCTGATTTTGCTCGTCGTTGTGCTGTTTATGCCGGAGTACAACGGCTGCAAACGGTGGATCGTACTGCCGGGCTTAGGCACCCTGCAGCCCAGTGAGATTGCCAAATTTGCCGTGGTGCTGGTGTTTTCCCACATCATCTCGCTGAATCACGACCGCATGCACAGCTTTGCCGGGGGCGTGCTGCCCTTCGGGCTGATTTTAGGCGTGGTGACGGTGCTGATGCTGCTGGAGCCGCACCTTTCGGGTACGCTGCTGATCTTATCCATCGGCGCAGTGCTGATGTTTGTGGGCGGCACCGGGCTGCAGTGGTTTGGGCTGGCGGGCGGCCTGGGGGCAGGGGCCATCGCGGCGGCGGTGCTTGCCCTGCCGGAACTGGTGCCCTATGCCACCGACCGCCTGGCCTCCTGGCGCGACCCCTTTGCCGACCCACTGGGGGAAGGGCACCAGACCATCCAAAGCCTCTACGCCATTGCCTCCGGCGGGCTGGCCGGGCTGGGGCTGGGCAACAGCCGCCAAAAGTACCTCTATGTGCCCGAGCCGCAGAATGATTTTATCTTCTCGATTCTATGCGAGGAGCTGGGCTTTATCGGCGCGGCGCTGGCCGTAGCGCTTTTTCTAGCGCTGCTGCTGCGGGGCATGTCCATCGCCATCCGTGCGCGGGATAAATTCGGGGCACTCCTGGCCGTGGGGTTCGTGGTGCAGGTTGTCTTGCAGGCCATCTTAAACATTGCCGTCGTCACCAACACCATCCCCAACACCGGCATCAGCCTGCCATTTTTTTCCTCCGGCGGCACCAGCCTGATGATGCTGCTGGGGGAAATGGGCATTGTACTGTCGGTTTCCCGCCAGACCGACGCCGTATAG